A region from the Vibrio navarrensis genome encodes:
- the sppA gene encoding signal peptide peptidase SppA, with product MKKIFKLIGLIFKGIWKAISFVRLALTNLIFLLSIALIYFVYLHGAETQPQVEKASALVLNLSGPIVEQSQYVHPMDSITGSLFGNEMPKENVLFDVVKTIRYAKDDDKITGIVLALRDLPETNLTKLRYIAKALNEFKASGKPIYAIGAFYNQSQYYLASYADKVYLAPDGGVMLKGYSAFNLYYKTLLEKLEVTTHIFRVGTYKSAIEPFIRDDMSPAAKESATRWLSQMWGAYVDDVATNRNIDAKTLNPSMEEFLTQLKSVDGDLAALALKLGLVDELATRQQLRAKFAEQFGSNGQDSYNAIGYYDYQATMLDNFNHTADDIAVVVASGTIMDGQQPRGTVGGDTVAGLLRQARNDDKVKAVVLRVDSPGGSAFASEVIRNEVQALKEAGKPVVVSMSSLAASGGYWISMSADKIIAQPTTLTGSIGIFSVITTFEKGFNKLGIYTDGVGTSPFSKEGISTGISEGAAQAFQMGIEHGYHRFISLVGDNRDMSLEAVDKVAQGRVWTGFDALNHGLIDQIGDFDDAVAEAAKMANLENYNLYWVEEPLSPTEQFIQELMKQVSISLGFDVQSLIPQSLLPVAKQMEQQASLLQSFNDPKGYYAFCLNCQVE from the coding sequence ATGAAAAAAATATTCAAGCTCATTGGTTTGATTTTTAAAGGGATCTGGAAAGCAATCAGCTTTGTGCGTCTAGCCCTAACAAACCTGATTTTCCTGCTATCCATCGCGTTAATCTATTTTGTTTATCTTCATGGCGCAGAAACACAGCCTCAAGTGGAAAAAGCCTCGGCTCTGGTACTTAACCTGTCAGGTCCTATCGTTGAACAAAGCCAATATGTTCACCCGATGGACTCCATCACCGGCTCTTTGTTTGGTAACGAAATGCCGAAAGAAAACGTCCTGTTTGACGTGGTGAAAACCATTCGCTACGCCAAAGACGACGACAAGATCACGGGTATCGTATTGGCGCTGCGCGATTTGCCGGAAACCAACCTCACCAAACTGCGTTATATCGCCAAAGCGCTGAATGAATTTAAAGCCAGCGGCAAACCGATTTACGCCATCGGTGCATTTTATAACCAGAGTCAATACTACCTCGCCAGTTACGCGGATAAAGTTTACTTAGCGCCAGACGGTGGCGTAATGCTCAAGGGCTACAGCGCCTTCAACCTCTACTATAAAACCTTGCTCGAAAAACTGGAGGTCACCACTCACATCTTCCGTGTTGGCACCTATAAGTCGGCGATTGAACCTTTCATTCGTGATGATATGTCACCAGCAGCAAAAGAGTCCGCTACTCGCTGGTTAAGCCAAATGTGGGGCGCTTACGTCGATGATGTCGCAACCAACCGTAACATTGATGCGAAAACACTGAATCCTTCGATGGAGGAGTTCTTAACTCAGCTCAAATCGGTCGACGGCGATCTTGCTGCCCTGGCTCTCAAACTGGGCTTAGTCGACGAGTTAGCCACAAGGCAACAGTTGCGCGCCAAATTTGCTGAGCAATTTGGCAGTAATGGCCAAGATAGCTACAACGCGATTGGCTATTACGACTACCAAGCAACCATGCTTGATAACTTCAACCACACAGCTGACGATATTGCGGTAGTGGTTGCCAGTGGCACCATCATGGATGGGCAACAACCGCGTGGTACTGTAGGCGGTGACACCGTTGCTGGCCTGCTGCGTCAAGCGCGCAACGACGACAAAGTGAAAGCGGTTGTGCTGCGTGTGGACAGCCCTGGGGGCAGCGCTTTTGCTTCAGAAGTGATTCGCAACGAAGTACAAGCCTTAAAAGAGGCAGGCAAACCTGTGGTGGTGTCGATGTCTAGCCTAGCCGCCTCCGGTGGCTACTGGATTTCGATGAGCGCCGATAAGATCATCGCCCAACCAACCACGCTGACAGGTTCAATCGGGATTTTCAGTGTGATTACTACGTTTGAGAAAGGCTTCAACAAACTCGGCATCTATACCGATGGTGTCGGTACCTCACCGTTCTCCAAAGAGGGCATCAGCACTGGCATTTCAGAAGGCGCCGCGCAAGCATTCCAGATGGGCATTGAACACGGCTATCATCGTTTTATCAGCTTGGTGGGCGATAACCGCGACATGTCCTTGGAAGCGGTCGACAAGGTCGCTCAAGGTCGAGTGTGGACAGGTTTTGACGCACTCAATCATGGCCTGATTGATCAAATCGGCGACTTTGACGACGCAGTCGCTGAAGCGGCAAAAATGGCCAATCTCGAGAACTATAACCTTTATTGGGTTGAAGAGCCTTTGTCACCGACTGAACAGTTCATCCAAGAGCTCATG